A part of Flavobacteriaceae bacterium GSB9 genomic DNA contains:
- a CDS encoding aspartate 1-decarboxylase — protein sequence MQIQVVKSKIHRVKCTGAELNYIGSITIDEDLMDAANIIQGEKVQIVNNDNGERLETYCIPGPRNSGEITLNGAAARKVSVGDTLILITYAFMDIEEAKVFKPALVFPDEATNLLK from the coding sequence ATGCAAATTCAAGTAGTAAAATCTAAAATTCACAGGGTTAAGTGCACAGGCGCTGAACTCAACTATATAGGTAGTATAACCATTGACGAAGATTTAATGGATGCTGCTAATATTATTCAGGGGGAAAAGGTTCAGATTGTAAATAACGACAATGGCGAACGTTTGGAAACTTATTGTATCCCTGGACCAAGAAACAGTGGCGAAATTACGCTTAATGGTGCTGCCGCCAGAAAAGTTTCGGTGGGCGATACCCTAATTCTAATCACCTATGCTTTTATGGATATTGAGGAAGCCAAGGTGTTTAAGCCCGCGTTGGTGTTTCCTGATGAAGCCACTAACCTGCTAAAATAA
- the radA gene encoding DNA repair protein RadA: MAKVKTTFFCQNCGTQFSKWQGQCNACKEWNTIVEELVQKPEKSDWKSPTTTVKRKSVPLRINEIDTSKEPRLNTFDAEFNRVLGGGIVPGSLTLLGGEPGIGKSTLLLQIALKLPYKTLYVSGEESQKQIKMRAQRINPENSNCYILTETKTQNVFKQIEVLEPEIVIIDSIQTLHSDYIESSSGSISQIKECTTELIKFAKETATPVLLIGHITKDGHIAGPKILEHMVDTVLQFEGDRNYVFRILRAHKNRFGSTNELGIYEMQGSGLREVSNPSEILISKKDEELSGNAIAATLEGMRPLMIEVQALVSTAVYGTPQRSATGFNAKRLNMLLAVLEKRAGFRLGAKDVFLNITGGITVDDPAIDLAVVAAILSSNEDASLQKDFCFAAEVGLSGEVRPVQRVEQRILEAEKLGFSTIFVSKYNKIALKNPTIKIQLISKIEDLVRLIV; the protein is encoded by the coding sequence ATGGCAAAAGTTAAAACCACGTTTTTCTGCCAAAATTGTGGAACACAATTTTCAAAATGGCAAGGCCAGTGTAATGCTTGTAAAGAATGGAACACCATTGTAGAAGAGTTGGTGCAAAAACCCGAAAAATCGGACTGGAAATCGCCAACCACTACAGTAAAAAGAAAATCTGTTCCGTTACGAATCAATGAAATAGATACCTCAAAAGAGCCGCGTTTAAATACATTTGATGCCGAATTTAACCGTGTTTTAGGAGGCGGTATAGTGCCGGGCTCATTAACACTTTTGGGAGGTGAACCCGGCATAGGAAAAAGTACCTTGTTGCTTCAAATAGCGTTAAAGCTCCCATACAAAACACTTTACGTTTCGGGTGAAGAAAGCCAAAAGCAGATTAAAATGCGTGCCCAGCGCATTAATCCCGAAAACAGTAATTGCTATATCTTAACCGAAACCAAAACTCAAAATGTTTTTAAACAAATAGAGGTTTTAGAGCCAGAAATAGTGATTATCGATTCTATTCAAACTTTGCATAGCGATTATATCGAGTCGTCTTCGGGAAGTATATCGCAAATAAAAGAGTGTACTACAGAGCTCATAAAATTTGCTAAAGAAACAGCGACACCGGTTTTATTAATTGGCCACATAACCAAAGATGGGCATATTGCAGGACCAAAAATTTTGGAACATATGGTCGATACAGTTTTGCAATTTGAAGGCGACCGAAATTATGTGTTTAGAATTTTAAGGGCGCACAAAAACCGTTTTGGGTCAACCAACGAATTGGGCATTTACGAAATGCAAGGTTCTGGTTTGCGCGAAGTTTCTAATCCATCTGAAATATTAATCTCAAAAAAAGACGAAGAGCTCTCAGGTAACGCTATTGCGGCAACGTTAGAGGGAATGCGCCCGCTGATGATAGAAGTACAAGCTTTGGTAAGTACCGCTGTTTATGGTACGCCACAGCGTAGCGCCACAGGTTTTAATGCTAAACGTTTAAATATGCTTTTGGCCGTTTTAGAAAAGCGAGCCGGCTTTCGGTTGGGTGCAAAAGATGTGTTTTTAAATATAACCGGAGGTATAACCGTTGATGATCCTGCTATAGATTTAGCCGTTGTGGCCGCTATTTTATCTTCAAACGAGGATGCATCGTTACAAAAAGATTTTTGTTTTGCGGCCGAAGTTGGACTTTCCGGCGAAGTTCGCCCTGTTCAACGCGTAGAGCAACGTATTTTGGAAGCCGAAAAACTCGGGTTTTCAACCATTTTTGTGTCTAAATACAATAAAATAGCTCTTAAAAACCCAACAATAAAAATCCAGTTGATTTCTAAAATTGAAGATTTGGTTCGTTTAATTGTTTGA
- a CDS encoding methionine aminotransferase — protein sequence MQHSSKLPHVGTTIFSVMSALAEKHHAINLSQGFPDFKSDQKLIDLVSKAMNSGHNQYAPMRGHKGLRKAIVKKTERVYGESYHPETEITVTAGATQAIFTIISTFVKPKDEVIIFKPAYDSYEPNVELNGGVPVLIQLEASNGFKVDWNAVKQKINRKTKMIIINSPHNPTGTVFSEDDMLQLQKLTENTNILVLSDEVYEHMIYDGEQHQSACLFPGLKARSFVVSSFCKTFYNTGWRVGYCCAPKDLMDEFLKVHQFAVFCIHHPTQKGIADYMQNPKHYLKLSEFYQKKRDLFLDLIKDSKFQFTPSKGTYFQVLGYSKISDEYDVDFAKHLTIDKGIASIPLSVFNVNNLDNKVLRLCFAKTNDTLKKAADILCSI from the coding sequence ATGCAACATTCATCAAAACTGCCCCATGTGGGTACAACTATATTTTCCGTAATGAGTGCCTTGGCCGAAAAGCACCATGCCATTAATTTGTCGCAAGGTTTTCCAGATTTTAAGAGTGACCAAAAGTTAATCGATTTGGTAAGTAAGGCCATGAATTCGGGACACAATCAGTATGCGCCTATGCGTGGGCACAAGGGCTTACGTAAGGCCATTGTCAAAAAAACAGAACGGGTTTATGGCGAAAGTTACCACCCTGAAACTGAAATCACGGTTACAGCTGGGGCTACTCAAGCTATTTTTACCATCATTTCAACCTTTGTTAAGCCAAAAGACGAGGTCATTATTTTCAAACCAGCATACGATAGTTATGAGCCTAATGTGGAACTGAATGGAGGTGTGCCTGTACTCATTCAATTGGAAGCTTCAAATGGTTTTAAGGTCGATTGGAATGCCGTAAAGCAAAAAATTAACCGAAAAACTAAAATGATTATTATTAATTCGCCACATAATCCTACAGGTACAGTTTTTTCTGAAGACGATATGTTGCAATTGCAAAAACTTACAGAAAACACCAATATTTTGGTATTGAGCGATGAGGTTTACGAACATATGATTTATGATGGAGAACAACACCAAAGTGCTTGCTTGTTTCCAGGGTTAAAGGCACGTAGTTTTGTGGTGTCGTCTTTTTGTAAAACCTTTTATAATACGGGCTGGCGCGTGGGGTATTGCTGTGCGCCAAAAGATTTGATGGACGAGTTTTTAAAAGTGCATCAGTTTGCCGTGTTTTGCATTCACCACCCTACACAAAAAGGAATAGCTGATTATATGCAAAACCCCAAGCATTATCTGAAGCTTTCTGAATTTTATCAAAAAAAGAGGGATTTGTTTTTAGATTTAATAAAAGATTCTAAATTTCAATTCACACCTTCAAAAGGCACCTATTTTCAAGTGCTGGGCTATTCAAAAATTTCAGACGAGTACGACGTAGATTTTGCAAAACACCTCACCATAGATAAGGGAATCGCCTCCATTCCGCTTTCAGTTTTTAATGTTAACAATCTGGACAATAAAGTACTTCGCTTATGTTTCGCAAAAACCAACGATACCCTTAAAAAAGCTGCCGATATTCTATGCAGTATCTAA
- a CDS encoding Ig-like domain-containing protein — protein sequence MNKTLLNIFLAIFIGVILANCANRGRPEGGPKDVTPPKIVKSIPENYTTNFKGDEIEIYFDEFIKIKDLQKQLIISPPMNTPPNVTPLGGASKYITIKIYDTLQPNTTYAFNFGNSITDNNEGNPYPYYRYVFSTGNYIDSLTVKGNIVDALLKQPETFVNVALYEVDSTYTDSIVYKDKPKYITNTLDSLTTFTIENIKPGTYKLIALKDNNGDNKFQQKVDQIAFHEGFIEVPTDTSYTLKIFQEELDFRATRPRLLTGEKIAFGYEGSYENMNIDILSETPSEFEYRITKDEKTDSLMFWYKPRLDVDSLNFKVTHPSFEKDFTVRISEQKRDSLTIKVIPSGTIAIDEEVKVSGTTPFTKFDKSKISIMDKDSTFLDFSTRFDSITNTYAFQFDKTEDNSYKMQILPEAFTGFFDHKNDTINVSMKTKKASDFGYVRFTMVNAEFPLIVQLTDAKGKVLYEAYPNTEEPIDFLNISPGTYSIRVIHDINGNQKFDTGNYLKKIQPEKVSYFQDVEIRADWGIQETLQFK from the coding sequence ATGAACAAGACCCTTTTAAACATTTTTTTGGCCATTTTTATTGGTGTTATCTTAGCCAATTGTGCCAATCGTGGCAGGCCAGAAGGTGGTCCTAAAGATGTAACACCACCAAAAATTGTAAAATCTATTCCTGAAAATTATACCACCAATTTTAAAGGCGATGAAATTGAAATCTATTTTGATGAATTCATAAAGATTAAAGACCTACAAAAGCAGCTTATCATCTCACCACCCATGAACACCCCACCCAACGTAACCCCATTGGGCGGTGCCAGCAAATACATCACTATTAAAATTTACGATACGCTGCAACCCAATACCACGTATGCTTTTAACTTTGGAAACAGTATTACCGACAATAACGAAGGCAACCCATACCCGTACTATCGTTATGTATTTTCAACTGGCAATTACATCGATTCGCTCACAGTAAAAGGCAACATTGTAGATGCCCTTTTAAAACAACCAGAAACCTTTGTTAACGTGGCGCTTTACGAAGTAGATTCAACTTACACAGATTCTATTGTCTATAAAGATAAACCCAAATACATCACCAACACACTCGACAGTTTAACCACTTTTACCATTGAAAACATTAAACCAGGCACCTATAAATTGATTGCCTTAAAGGATAACAATGGTGACAATAAATTTCAACAGAAAGTGGATCAAATCGCATTTCACGAAGGCTTTATTGAGGTGCCTACCGATACGTCGTACACACTCAAGATTTTTCAAGAAGAATTAGATTTTCGAGCCACAAGACCAAGATTACTAACAGGTGAAAAAATTGCTTTTGGCTATGAAGGCAGTTACGAAAACATGAATATTGATATTTTATCGGAAACACCTTCCGAATTTGAATACCGCATAACCAAAGATGAAAAAACCGATTCGCTAATGTTTTGGTACAAACCAAGATTAGACGTTGACTCATTGAATTTTAAAGTTACCCACCCCTCGTTTGAAAAAGATTTTACGGTGCGTATTAGTGAACAAAAGCGCGACTCTTTGACCATAAAAGTGATACCCTCGGGCACCATTGCTATTGATGAAGAAGTTAAAGTTTCGGGTACAACACCATTTACCAAATTCGACAAATCAAAAATATCAATAATGGATAAAGACTCTACCTTTTTGGATTTCTCTACCCGTTTTGATAGTATAACCAACACTTATGCCTTTCAATTTGACAAAACGGAAGACAACAGTTATAAAATGCAAATCCTGCCGGAGGCCTTTACAGGATTTTTCGACCATAAAAACGATACCATAAATGTGTCGATGAAAACCAAAAAAGCATCAGACTTTGGCTACGTTAGGTTTACAATGGTCAATGCCGAGTTCCCTTTAATCGTGCAGTTAACCGATGCCAAAGGCAAAGTTCTTTATGAAGCTTATCCTAATACAGAAGAGCCAATTGACTTTTTGAATATCTCCCCAGGAACTTATTCCATAAGAGTCATTCACGACATCAACGGAAACCAAAAATTTGATACTGGAAATTATTTAAAAAAGATTCAGCCTGAAAAAGTAAGCTATTTTCAAGATGTTGAAATCAGGGCCGATTGGGGCATTCAAGAAACACTTCAGTTTAAATAA
- a CDS encoding alpha/beta hydrolase-fold protein, protein MKKLVIFLLLLMLVSVHIEAQVKYETFQSSKLGEERQIKIQLPRGYSSNDDKSYPLFIVLDGDYMFEAVAGNVDYFSYWEDMPEAIVVGVNQYGKRFDDTLYSEQNSLPIETGATFFEFIGMELVPYLEESFRVGNFKIAVGHGESANFINYFLLKSKPLFQAYVVISPQLAPNMIEYVPEVLGKTESKTFYYLANTKNNSESILQMTNALNTDIAALENENLVYNFDSFEGTSHYAVPTHAIPSAIEGIFQVFGPISKEEYNDVILELEISPVLYLQEKYQAISDLFGIDKKILINDFRAVAAAIEKNEWYEYYEELGKMARKAYPETLLGDYYLGRFYEETGEPKKAMRTYQSAYALEEIAGITKDEVLERADLIKSDFGY, encoded by the coding sequence ATGAAGAAACTTGTCATTTTCTTATTGTTGCTCATGCTGGTTTCAGTACACATCGAAGCCCAAGTTAAATACGAAACGTTTCAATCTTCAAAATTAGGAGAGGAACGCCAAATAAAGATACAGCTGCCTCGTGGGTATAGTTCTAACGACGATAAATCCTATCCGCTATTTATTGTATTAGATGGCGATTACATGTTCGAGGCCGTTGCCGGAAATGTCGATTACTTTTCATATTGGGAAGATATGCCTGAAGCTATTGTAGTAGGGGTTAACCAATATGGTAAACGCTTTGATGACACTTTATATTCCGAACAGAACTCCCTACCTATTGAAACAGGTGCTACCTTTTTTGAATTTATAGGCATGGAATTGGTGCCTTATTTGGAAGAAAGCTTTAGGGTGGGCAACTTTAAAATTGCCGTAGGCCATGGCGAAAGTGCCAACTTTATTAATTATTTTTTGTTAAAATCGAAGCCCTTATTTCAAGCCTATGTTGTAATTAGCCCACAGTTGGCTCCTAATATGATAGAGTACGTTCCAGAGGTGTTGGGTAAAACAGAATCAAAAACATTCTACTATTTGGCTAATACAAAGAACAATTCAGAATCCATATTACAAATGACCAACGCTCTTAATACTGATATTGCTGCTTTGGAAAACGAAAACTTAGTTTACAATTTTGATAGTTTTGAAGGTACATCGCATTATGCGGTTCCAACACATGCCATACCAAGTGCTATTGAAGGTATTTTTCAGGTTTTTGGTCCTATTTCAAAAGAAGAGTATAACGATGTTATTCTAGAGTTGGAAATATCTCCCGTACTTTACCTTCAAGAAAAATATCAAGCTATTTCAGATTTATTTGGCATCGATAAAAAGATTTTGATTAACGATTTTAGGGCTGTTGCGGCAGCTATTGAAAAAAACGAATGGTATGAGTACTACGAAGAACTTGGCAAAATGGCTAGAAAAGCATATCCGGAAACTCTGTTGGGCGATTATTATCTAGGACGTTTTTACGAAGAAACCGGAGAGCCCAAAAAAGCTATGCGTACTTATCAGTCGGCCTACGCATTAGAGGAAATAGCTGGCATCACTAAAGATGAGGTGCTGGAGCGGGCCGATTTAATAAAATCAGACTTTGGGTATTAA
- a CDS encoding amidohydrolase — protein sequence MQNELKIALLQSDLAWEDAAQNRKNLGVALRGIAQTIDVIVLPEMFATGFTMNAEKVAEPMDGDTVAWMKQMATKTNAAIAGSLVISEERKFYNRFLFVEPSGKISIYNKRHTFTLAGENKVYTAGSKQVIIDYKGWKICPQVCYDLRFPVWSRNVEGYHVLIYVANWPKPRISAWNTLLQARAIENMSYCIGVNRVGVDGTNIEYSGHSAAYDVLGNKITTIEPKQEQIETITLEKRHVEAYRNKFKFLDDRDAFKII from the coding sequence TTGCAAAATGAATTAAAAATAGCGTTGCTGCAATCTGATTTGGCTTGGGAGGATGCTGCCCAAAACCGAAAAAACCTTGGTGTAGCGCTAAGAGGTATTGCGCAAACCATTGATGTTATTGTGCTGCCCGAAATGTTTGCAACAGGTTTTACCATGAATGCAGAAAAAGTGGCCGAACCTATGGACGGCGATACCGTGGCGTGGATGAAACAAATGGCTACTAAAACAAATGCTGCTATAGCCGGGAGTTTAGTGATTTCGGAAGAAAGGAAATTCTATAATCGGTTTTTGTTTGTAGAGCCCTCGGGAAAAATTTCGATATATAATAAACGGCACACCTTCACTTTAGCGGGTGAAAATAAAGTGTACACGGCAGGTTCTAAGCAAGTCATTATCGATTACAAAGGCTGGAAGATTTGCCCGCAGGTATGCTACGATTTGCGTTTTCCCGTTTGGTCCAGAAATGTTGAAGGTTACCATGTTTTAATCTATGTGGCCAACTGGCCTAAACCCCGAATTTCGGCATGGAACACTTTATTGCAAGCCCGTGCCATTGAAAATATGAGCTATTGTATTGGGGTAAACCGCGTAGGTGTTGATGGTACAAATATTGAGTATTCAGGCCACTCTGCAGCCTATGATGTTTTAGGAAATAAAATAACTACAATTGAGCCTAAGCAGGAACAAATAGAAACCATCACTTTAGAAAAAAGACATGTTGAGGCCTACAGAAATAAGTTTAAGTTTTTGGATGACCGAGATGCGTTTAAAATTATTTAA
- a CDS encoding DNA mismatch repair protein MutS has protein sequence MKNPIEYYKNCLDTYQQEVKKLYKKITLLSTLRLLVFVLTGLGVYLFFSTWKLVLVIAISGLAVFVYLLLKYTDLKRQRALNKALVAINQNEIKIASGNFYDNDQGLQYQDANHFYSLDIDLFGRGSFYQFINRTTTAEGALKLANALKANNTYHIVLRQEAIKELGKKTDWRQKYAATSSLVHVETPAYQIADWLKNHKPFLPKIMVWLPMVFSILSIIVFALTFSGIITNQAIIGYWLIIGLGITGAYLKKINALALNTDKVRDTFRKYATLLNLIENASFNSELLIEKQEQIQLKNEKASTIFKQFSKSLDALDNRNNLIGAIFGNGWFLTDLRNAYRIEKWIERYGEKVSDWFEVVAFFDAYNSLGNFVFNHPEFVFPQITNAGTTINAEGLGHPLLSKEKRVVSDVIIENEQFFIVTGANMAGKSTFLRTVSLHIVMANVGLPVCAKSSQYVPVKLITSMRTTDSLTDDSSYFFSELTRLKYIVDAIKKEPYFIILDEILKGTNSTDKAIGSRKFVEKLVASNATGIIATHDLSLCKIEDELEAVKNYYFDAEIINDELHFDYVLKKGVCKNMNASFLLKKMNIV, from the coding sequence ATGAAAAACCCTATAGAATACTATAAAAATTGTTTGGATACCTATCAACAGGAAGTAAAAAAACTATACAAAAAAATAACGCTTTTAAGCACGCTTCGTTTATTGGTTTTTGTGCTCACGGGCTTAGGTGTTTATCTTTTTTTTAGTACTTGGAAATTAGTCCTGGTTATCGCGATTTCAGGTCTTGCTGTTTTCGTGTATTTGCTGTTAAAATATACCGACTTAAAAAGACAAAGGGCGCTGAACAAAGCGCTCGTAGCTATCAATCAAAACGAAATTAAAATAGCCTCAGGTAATTTTTATGATAACGATCAGGGACTTCAATACCAAGATGCCAATCATTTTTATAGTTTGGATATTGATTTATTTGGGCGTGGGTCGTTTTATCAATTTATAAATCGAACAACTACTGCTGAGGGTGCTCTAAAATTAGCTAATGCTCTAAAAGCAAACAATACATATCATATAGTTTTAAGACAAGAGGCCATAAAAGAATTGGGCAAAAAAACAGATTGGCGACAAAAATATGCGGCAACATCAAGTTTGGTTCATGTTGAAACACCTGCATATCAAATAGCAGACTGGTTGAAAAACCATAAACCATTTTTGCCGAAAATTATGGTGTGGCTGCCAATGGTTTTTAGCATTTTGTCAATAATTGTTTTCGCACTTACATTTTCTGGGATTATAACCAATCAGGCAATAATAGGATATTGGCTTATAATTGGTCTTGGTATTACAGGGGCTTACCTTAAAAAGATAAACGCACTCGCATTAAATACCGATAAAGTTAGAGATACATTTCGTAAATATGCGACGCTGTTGAATTTAATAGAGAACGCTTCGTTTAATTCAGAATTGTTAATAGAAAAACAGGAGCAAATTCAGCTTAAAAATGAAAAAGCATCGACTATTTTTAAACAATTTTCAAAATCGTTGGATGCTTTGGATAACCGAAATAACCTTATCGGGGCCATTTTTGGTAACGGATGGTTTTTAACCGATTTGCGCAACGCTTATCGAATTGAAAAATGGATTGAGCGATATGGTGAAAAAGTGTCTGATTGGTTTGAAGTTGTGGCTTTTTTCGATGCATATAATTCACTGGGCAATTTTGTGTTCAACCACCCAGAGTTTGTGTTTCCTCAAATTACCAATGCAGGAACGACCATTAATGCCGAAGGATTGGGGCACCCGCTATTGAGCAAAGAAAAACGTGTTGTAAGTGATGTAATTATCGAAAACGAACAATTCTTTATTGTAACCGGAGCCAATATGGCTGGGAAAAGTACCTTCCTACGAACTGTTTCTCTGCATATTGTTATGGCCAATGTTGGGCTTCCCGTTTGTGCGAAATCAAGTCAGTATGTACCAGTAAAACTTATTACTAGCATGCGAACCACCGATTCGCTAACCGACGACAGTTCGTATTTCTTTTCAGAGCTCACCCGATTAAAATACATTGTCGATGCCATAAAAAAAGAACCCTACTTTATTATTTTGGATGAAATTTTAAAAGGCACCAATAGCACCGATAAAGCCATTGGCTCTCGTAAGTTTGTTGAAAAGTTGGTCGCTTCAAATGCGACTGGAATTATCGCTACACACGATTTAAGCTTATGTAAAATTGAAGATGAATTGGAAGCGGTAAAAAACTATTATTTTGATGCCGAAATTATCAACGATGAGCTTCACTTTGATTATGTTCTAAAAAAGGGTGTCTGTAAAAACATGAATGCTTCCTTTCTTTTAAAAAAGATGAATATTGTTTGA
- the lhgO gene encoding L-2-hydroxyglutarate oxidase, which yields MKPENMYDVTIVGGGIVGAATAYKIQLKYPKLKLLLIEKEPCLANHQTGNNSGVIHSGLYYKPGSEKAKNCVDGRKQLVKFARQYNIKHDVCGKVVAAVEESELPFMYKIFRNGLANQTEGIEKINAHQLKDIEPHVQSIGGIWVPCTGIIDFRATTEKLAMLVLTKQSESKLVLGEKVEACVHQAEYSLVVTSKNKYKSKHIIFCGGLQADRLAKKDNVKLNEKVVGFRGDYYNLTEQAKEKVKNLIYPIPNPAFPFLGVHFTRMVNGDVECGPNAVLTFKREGYRKTDFNLNDTIDALSYSGTWNLLFKHTKFAINEYHRAFSKQLFLKTLQRLIPSLCMGDIEPGRAGVRAMLLKEDGTMQDDFRIEFNGKSIHVLNAPSPAATACLAIGDQICEMAATHFKLD from the coding sequence TTGAAACCAGAAAACATGTATGATGTAACGATTGTTGGCGGCGGTATTGTTGGTGCAGCTACGGCTTATAAAATTCAGTTGAAATATCCTAAATTGAAACTGCTGCTTATAGAAAAGGAACCGTGTTTGGCAAATCACCAAACTGGAAATAATTCTGGAGTCATTCATTCGGGCTTGTACTATAAACCAGGTTCTGAAAAAGCGAAAAATTGTGTTGATGGCCGAAAGCAATTGGTAAAATTTGCCAGGCAGTACAATATTAAGCATGATGTTTGCGGGAAAGTTGTAGCAGCTGTTGAGGAGAGTGAACTGCCGTTTATGTATAAAATTTTTAGAAACGGGCTGGCCAACCAAACCGAAGGGATTGAAAAAATTAATGCTCATCAGTTAAAAGATATTGAACCCCATGTACAAAGTATTGGCGGTATTTGGGTGCCGTGCACGGGTATCATTGATTTTAGGGCGACCACTGAAAAATTGGCAATGCTGGTTTTAACCAAACAATCTGAAAGTAAATTGGTTTTGGGTGAAAAGGTTGAAGCTTGCGTGCATCAGGCCGAATACTCGTTGGTGGTCACTTCAAAAAATAAATATAAATCAAAACATATTATTTTTTGTGGTGGTTTACAAGCCGACCGATTGGCGAAAAAAGATAATGTAAAACTCAACGAAAAAGTAGTGGGCTTTAGGGGCGATTATTACAATTTAACCGAGCAGGCGAAAGAAAAAGTAAAGAATCTCATTTATCCAATTCCCAATCCGGCGTTTCCATTTTTGGGCGTTCACTTTACACGTATGGTTAACGGCGATGTGGAATGTGGCCCCAATGCTGTACTGACTTTTAAAAGGGAAGGTTATCGTAAGACCGATTTTAACTTAAACGATACAATAGATGCACTTTCATATTCTGGAACTTGGAATTTGTTGTTTAAGCATACAAAATTTGCTATTAACGAATACCATAGGGCTTTTTCAAAACAATTGTTTTTGAAAACCTTACAGCGTTTGATTCCATCGTTGTGTATGGGTGATATCGAGCCTGGTCGTGCAGGTGTTCGGGCTATGTTACTCAAGGAAGATGGTACTATGCAAGACGATTTTAGGATTGAATTTAATGGTAAAAGCATTCACGTGCTTAATGCGCCGTCGCCTGCAGCAACGGCTTGCTTGGCCATTGGAGACCAGATTTGTGAAATGGCCGCAACGCATTTCAAATTAGATTGA
- a CDS encoding flippase-like domain-containing protein, whose amino-acid sequence MKANIKRILKISLPLLLGVFLVWYSLSKVSLDELLVYAKNADYTYILIGVFLGLLSHLSRAYRWRFQLEPMGYKIKFGNSVMAVFATYLINYTIPRAGEVARASIITNYEDVPFEKGFGTIVAERIADMLVMLGIIVVTLFLQFDFIYSFLVERFDPLKIGLVLMVGILLLLWFFKVLKKSKSKFALKVKGFVSGLVEGALSIFKMKKKWAFIFHTLFIWVMYILMFYVTSFAFDELHNISFAAILIGFISASFSIAATNGGIGSYPLAVYAAFSIFSIPEQPSIAFGWIMWASQTLMIVIFGGLSLIYLPIFNRKKKPQA is encoded by the coding sequence TTGAAGGCCAACATAAAAAGAATACTGAAAATTTCACTCCCATTGCTTTTGGGAGTTTTTTTGGTCTGGTATTCGCTTTCAAAAGTATCGTTAGATGAATTGTTGGTGTATGCCAAAAATGCCGATTATACTTATATTCTAATAGGTGTGTTTTTGGGGCTTTTAAGTCATTTGTCACGAGCTTATCGTTGGCGGTTTCAATTAGAGCCTATGGGTTACAAAATAAAATTTGGCAATAGTGTAATGGCTGTTTTTGCAACCTATTTAATTAATTATACCATTCCCAGGGCGGGCGAAGTGGCCCGCGCATCCATTATAACAAATTACGAAGATGTGCCTTTCGAAAAAGGTTTTGGTACCATTGTGGCAGAGCGTATTGCAGATATGTTGGTTATGTTGGGCATTATTGTGGTTACCTTATTTCTTCAGTTCGATTTTATCTATAGTTTTTTGGTGGAGCGTTTCGATCCATTAAAAATAGGCTTGGTGCTTATGGTTGGTATTTTGCTCTTGCTCTGGTTTTTTAAAGTTCTTAAAAAAAGTAAATCTAAATTCGCTTTAAAAGTAAAGGGTTTTGTAAGTGGTTTGGTTGAAGGTGCTTTAAGTATTTTTAAAATGAAAAAGAAATGGGCATTTATTTTTCATACCCTTTTTATTTGGGTAATGTACATCCTCATGTTTTATGTAACCTCTTTTGCGTTCGATGAGCTGCACAACATAAGCTTTGCTGCTATTCTAATTGGTTTTATTTCGGCCAGTTTTAGTATTGCGGCCACCAATGGCGGCATTGGCTCGTATCCTTTGGCCGTTTATGCAGCGTTTTCAATTTTCTCAATTCCAGAACAGCCAAGTATTGCTTTTGGTTGGATTATGTGGGCATCACAAACCTTGATGATTGTGATCTTTGGTGGGCTTTCGCTTATTTATCTGCCTATTTTTAACAGAAAAAAGAAGCCACAAGCTTAA